DNA sequence from the Phyllopteryx taeniolatus isolate TA_2022b chromosome 14, UOR_Ptae_1.2, whole genome shotgun sequence genome:
ttcattgcatttttttgtcaaaatatattGGTATGAGTGAATAATTTTGGgcttaaatgtacagtatttcccgTGTTCAGTGGTTTGATCATTTTAGCAAAAGTGAAGTGTTCAGATTCATTCACACATTTATGGAGCCAATTTTAAAGCCAAAAAGGAAATCTGGACAAAACCAAACACTATTATGATGAGTGTAATTATCAAAACGCTCAAATGTCTACAGTTAATTGACTGACTACAAGCAGTTCAAAAGATTtgacaaattcaacaaattcaTTATTGGTTTGTGTTTTAATCCTGTCATCTTGGGAGACTAAAATGCCCACCTTCATGGCGATTCTGGTATCAGGTTTGTCCACCCCATAGTCCCTCATGGCCTCTTCGTATGTCATGATATGGAAAGGAACTGTGAGGGGGCCTTTCTCTGCAGGCCAGGAGTATTGCAACAAACCCTCCACGAGGGACATGATGCCTGCCTggtccacaaaagacatttctaTGTCGACCTGTAGGGCCACATTCACAATAAGGCTGAGGAAAACCCACTCAATATATTGTTTGCAGCCATGGAAATCATAACATACCTAGTAGGCGAGACATTACCTGGGTGAACTCGGGCTGCCGATCTGGTTTGGAGCCTTCATCTCGATAGCACCGAGCAACCTGGAAGTACCTGCAACAGTGATGAATGAAACCACATCAGTCAATGTGAAGTGAAACATAACACGTTAGATTCAAATGTCAGATTTACTGTATCTCAGCCTCATCAGTACATATTATCCAAAGTGACTGGTCTAGTTTTAAATGAGCCGTATTGTGCACCCCTCGCCGctcccccacccacacacacaatttaaaacagtcacCTGGTGTCACACACGCCTGACTTTTATCAAAATACCCGAGGATTGCGACACAGCCGATACTTTACACACTCTACATTttctcttgctgaaattagcctgttttgtaAGGGGGGTCCCGTCTCATGCAAGTGACTGCTGAGCCAATGGCAGCTACGGATTTTGCTACAACGGTGACTAAAGGCCGAGCTACGAGTGGCTGTACTTTGAGCACCGATTCTAAAAAAgtgacagcaaaatgctaaaagTCACACAAGCCCCCACAAACATATTTTCTCTTCATTTAAGTGAGACATTGTAAGTTTTCCCACTCATTACTTAATAAATGCTGGGAAAGCGGACCATGAAAACAATCTCTGCAGCCAAATGAACACACAAGTCGAGTTACTCCATTGTCCCACCTGTCAATACCAGCCACCATGAGAAGCTGCTTGAACTGCTGAGGACTCTGAGGGAGGGAATAGAAACGACCTGGGTCTCTGGATGGAACCACAAACTCTTTGGCCCCCTGATAGCAGCAGAAACAGCGGTGTTAGACAAGCATTCAGATTTGTAAGATTACAAGTCGAGCAAAGCTGCAGACCGCATTTGGGCATTGTGTAAGGGAATCAGCATCTGTGAAGTCTCAATGACAACAGATGTTTTTGCTTAGAAAGGATGATTCTACTCTTCACCTAAACAGCTTGAGCCAGATACACTGGCTGCCTGTCAAGCTTGCCTAATGGGAGTTTATGCGAATGGTCAATTACAGATCAAGCTTAGTCATCAAATTCACTTGGTTTGTCAGGTTCTGGGATGTATAACTCGTCATTTCTATAAAGTCGTTCAAATCATTTGCAAAGTCACTGTGATCTTTGGCTCCATAATAAACAAATGCGCTCTCTTCATTGAACAGAAAagcacaaataataaaatagcaaaTTGTAGCAAAGCCATCATGCAAATAAGCCAAAGTCGGCACACCACACAAGCAGTCtgtgattttatttgaaatgtttcactGGTGCCGCACGGAGCTGTAGTGGCTAGTACACGTGAGgtagatgaaaatgtattgatgtGAAAACTCTTTTTTCACTCGACAGAAATATGAAGGCCTTGCCCTCACTATTCCTATATGGAGGAGAGCGTAGTTCATGCCTGTTTACACAAATGATACTTACCCCTGGTGTTCTTTTAAACAATGTTGGAGTTTCTACATCAACAAAACCTACAAAGTGgaagaaatacaaacaaaaagagaatgtaaactCTGAATTGGGACATGAAAATACAGGCACAGTCACTGCTGGCGTTGGGGAACAATCGCCTGACTTCGGGACAGGCAGCGCGGGtacagttcccactcagtgaggctgtgaatggttgtctgtctttatatgtgccctgtcatTGACTGGCCACCGATCCAGGGTGCAGTCCGCCTTACACCTgacgtcagctgggatgggaGCCCACTACTGGCTAAGCAGAAtataaaatggatagatgaaaagaaaatggcagTCACTTTCCATACCATGCGTATTACAGAGATATTCTCTCATCTTCATCACGAGTCTGGACCTCAGTCGGAGATTTTTCTGTAAACGAGAAGATCTCAGGTCCAGGTAGCGAAACTGCATGCGTAAAGACTCGGATTTCTGGGtacaaaaaatgtattgcaatgATTTACATGAACATCATTAACGTCATTGGCAGTGTAAGGCGAAATGTGTAACCGCTTACTTTAACAAAGTCTTTAATTTCAAATGGCAACTTCCGGCACACATTGAAAACTTCCACATTCTCAGCAAGGACTTCAATGTCTCCTGTTGGCATCCCCTGTTATAAACACATGATCACTAGAGCATTTCtacaaacaattacaattaaacaGCACAAATTAAATTACCTGTGACACATGGCTGTCATATGAAttactgaattattattttgagtttgaggggggcgggggggggggcggctgtcgctcatctgtaaggacttgcAACTAGtggttggagagatgctagctTTGCACCCTGACTACTGCCGAAGTGCCCTTGAGCACCTAGCGAGCCTCCACGAAACTCAACTCAGGAGAACGGTCAGTGTTTGCACACATCACTCggacatctctccttgcatgcttGCTTCAGTGTAATGTGCATCAAAAAAACACGGCGCAGTGTAAAATTACCTTTGAGGGATCATAATGACagcatgattttaaaaaataaaataaaaaatgcagatTGTTGACTACAGTGTATTTAACACACCTTGTTTTCCTGTCCCGCTGGCCGTTGCCTAACTGTCCCAGTAACTTTGATGACAGACTCAGCGGTCAGATTGCACAGTACTTCTTTAAGACGGCGTGCAGACTTGCAAACAACAGAGAAGACCTTAGTTTAACATTAACAATTTGAGTCTAGATTTGTTTCTTTAAGTGCTTGACATAGCGAGAATCCAAAGCCCATCGCCATACAATGAAGACAATACCAAATCCGATCATGTGGAACGCTTACTTCCTGCTGAGGTATAAGTACTTGAGTTAGGCCGCTAAAGTCTCGTAGAATGACAAACAGGTCTTGCCTGtttaagaaacaaaaaacatatttccaCACTCATGCGCCTTCTTTGATGTGCTAGTTGTAATGCTATTTTCAGAAATGAGCCATTTGTGATGGCttcagtgttttgttgttttaagtaAAGCACCTCAGGTACTGGAGCCATCCACACAATGTGACCTTCTCTCCAACATGCTCACATCGCAGTTGTCCACATGTGTGACTCCGAAAAGACAAGGAGCTGCTCCCTGAGGACAAAAACAAGTCATGGTGACGCAATTGACATTCTCATTTATAAGAATTACTACTACTGAAAATGATTGAATGTAAGGACAGTACTATATAAAAGTCCTTGGCCGATCACTATGTTGTCGTTGCAAAGCTATCATGTCCTCCAACACTATCTCGTTATTTCTTTTGACTCATTAAAAGAAGACGCACAAGACATTTATAAAGGTGGGACAAACATTTGCTGTTTTGATGCACTGCAGCTAAACCTGATGCGCTGTATCAGACCCGAACACAAAAATTTGCATGCGAGTACCACTAATAGAAGAGTCGGACAAATGGGAATTGTCAGGGCAGCTCAGGTGTCTGACTTGAGGTCTCCGAATGAGGCGTCCTTGACTTGAAGTCGAGGTTAAGTGCCGAGAACAAACTCTGCGAGCTCCAAGTGCAAAGAGTGTTCTGAGCACCATGTATCTGCATGTTGTCGCCATTATGGAGCTATCTGTCCACTAAGGTCATTTGCTGCGAGGGATGAGCCTCGTTCCTGGAACGGATCGTTTCCTTGGTGAAGTCCTGCAGCAAAAACGAGCATACCTGCTCAGAAGGGGTTGTACAAACTGTTTGCTATCACATTATTAGCCATTTCTGATTGAGTCctcttttttactttattttataagGTAAAAGGCGACCTGTGTACGGAATGAACACCGGTCGGTTTCAGCCAGCCATTACTTCCTGTCttataccggatcggtcgttgTCACGGCATTACCTTAGCGAAGCTAAATTCAATAGCCcaagtttcatttaaaaaaaaaagattattattattttagccaCGCTTTTTAAGTGCTCCCGTCAAATACTGTACTATCCTTCGAAAGCGCCATAACGTTGCGCAGAGTTGTGGATCCCCATCCGACCAAATATGGTTTCGTCCAATGTCTTCTTCGCTGGAGTGTATTCGCAATGACAGTCTACAGCGCCACCAACTGGTAACGGATGGTTTGACATGCAGCCGCCGGAACGTACATTTAAAGAGATTAATTGGCATTAAACAACATTGGTTGGTTGATACAGATAATATAGTTAACAGGAGGCTTTTGCTTTGTCAAATTCGGTTCGTGGCATAATAGATAAAGTGTACAGTTTTGTCCATAGGGTGGCGCTACTATGTACATGAATGACTCAAATatcaagagaagaagaagaaaaccgTACAGTCAGTTAATAACAACAGTTAATAGAGAAGTAGGTTACTACTCATTTTTGGCAGTAGTTGGAGTAGCGCGGTGCAGTATGTCGGGTCTTAAACTGATGAGGGCAATCCGAGTAAAGGAGTTCGGAGCTCCGTCCGTCCTCAAACTTTGCGACGATGTGAAAGTTCCACAGCCCGGAAGCGGACAGGTGAGTCTGCAGAGCAGGCACAGCAGAGGGAAAATTGTTTTACAGCAGCACAAGGATAAagattgtaaaataataataatattttttttaaacatattgtaCCTGTATGTATGAGCCCAAGTCATAaatccatgtatttttttttagacagtcATGGCATGATCATAACAAGGCAGACagattaagaaaaaaaggtttgagtCACAAGTGTATATAATTGACTAATAATCATTGAATGAATATATTGAAAGTGtatacagcaaaagaaaaagaaatcttcTGTTGAGTACTTACCAAGCAACGAGATTTGAAATCTTAAttgtaatctaaaaaaataagcatCAATTTATCTTTATCTCTACCTTTCATAGAAAAGAACATCACATTGAACTAGTGTATATAAAAAACTGAGCAATGTTGCTGTCTAGGTGCTGGGTAAATACTTAATAATGATTTTGAATAAGTTAATTTGCTGTTCAGTGCAGAACACCTTAATagcttttttcattttatttctttctttatttctttgggGCAGCAGAGCAATGgtttttggtaacaaaaaaatcacttccTTTACATGCTCGTGTGCTTGCATGTGCTTTGGCGTAGGTGCTAATCCGTGTCCATGCCTGCGGCGTGAACCCCGTGGAAACATACATCCGAGCCGGGACGTACGGCCGGAAGCCGTCGCTCCCGTACACGCCTGGCACTGATGCAGCTGGCGTGGTGGAATGTGTCGGCGAGGGCGTCGCAGCAGTCAAGGTTGAAAGCACATTAGTCATCCACGTCGGCGTGAGCGGGCGTTCGTCTAGCCGTTCGTGTCTTTGCGCAGGACGCTCAGCGCATTTTGGACTGCTGTTGACAATCCAAATGTGGAAGGTCTAAaagtgatggatggataagtagCAGTAAAAATTACGGCTGGACAAGGCTCCAactttgattagattttttttgaattGCATAAAGGTACCTGGAAGATGCGATCAAGAAGTTTGATTCATAAGTGAAGTCAGGGCTGGCACACCCATAGGGCAGGGTTAGCAAATGCTACGGGTGCTGTGGCCTCAATGGGGCACCAAAAATTGGGGGAACAtttaaaaggctttttttttttacatcttcaATATATGTTgagaaaggcggggtacaccctgaacaggtcgccagccaatcgcagagcacatatacacaaacaactgtTCGCACTCACTTTTGCAGATGCCAGAGCACTTTAAGCACCTCATTGCTAGACACacatgtaaagaattaaacgtCTTTCTCAGCTGTCAAACTGCTGAAtgctaaaagaaaatgtttcttgGTCATTGACTAAAATCTCTTTCAAGTGGGGAAGCTGCACCTATTTGCAATAACTCGACCTTTAACTTTTAACATGAAAACCGTAGACAACATAGATTCCAATTTCAAGAAATGCCCAATTCATATTGTTACTTATGATAATAACAAATACTCCCTCCTGGCTGATTGGCATACTGCTCGCTCTCTGTTGGGGTAGGGCTGAATTTATTGAACACGAGCTTCAACAATCAAACGTTAAGTGTTTGATCGTAccttcattttgaaatgtgCGCTACAGTACTGAGACGGAAGCCGGAGCAACATTCCAGTCGCTATTGACTGCATACATCATCGACCACATGGAACAGACTTCGTCGTCATTAAAGTCAACCTGATTTATGTTGCGGTCGCCATTTGTAGCTCTTCACATGTTTGCGCAGGACACTTTTGTTGAGTTCAGTCTCTTTTTGCTCAAAGACAAATATGGCTGCAACCACTTTCGACTGATTGTTGACAGTCCAAATGTCCAAGGTCTAAAAGCGATGGATTAGTGAGGGCTGGATTAGTCGCAATGGAAATTACGGCGCAGCCAGGTCACAACCTTGTTCCGTATTACATAAAAGGAACCGCAAGATGCAAGCAAGTAGCGAAGTTTGAATCAGAAGGAAAGTCCTGTGAACATTCGGCTAAactcaaaatgaaacattttcaaaagcaaaTTCAGTGAAATTTGAAAGTGACACCTCACCACAGATTCACAGCGCTATTAAATGTGAAGTCTGTGTCATTTCATGTGTTCCTGTGTGGTTGCTTTCCAGGCAGGGGATCGCGTTTTTACCACATCCACTCAGTCCGGAGGTTATGCAGAATTTGCTGTAACCACAGAAGAAAGCGTCCACAAACTGCCCGACACTTTAGACTTCAGCCAGGGGGCGGCCATCGGCATCCCGTACTTCACGGCCTACAGAGCTCTCGTTCACAAGTAAGACACAACGGCAACATTGAAGCTGCAGATCTCAATATctttccagcaaaaaaaaaggagttcTATTGCAGTAATTCACAACAGACGTTATCTGAAGGCACAAGGAAGCAATGTGTAAAATATTCAAACTACAaccctcccaacttcattagatttggggttgtattacCTGTAACAAAAAGAATGCTCCGGTGACTAATTACTACGACGAAAATAATTCTACATAGCTGTATTTGTACTTGTCATGTGTTCGTGTGAAATTTCTCCAGGTattctgacttcctcccacatttcgaAAAAACACGCATTTTAGATTattcgaagactctaaattgtctatttGTGCACGCCGATTGGCCAGCACGCAGTCCAGGCTGCACCCCGCCactggcccaaagtcagctagggtGGGTTTCGTTTTATCTGCTACCCCTAATAGGTGGATTATTACTTGCATCGAAATTGacaaattcaatgttttttgtgttgaaGGGCCCATGTAAAGCCTGGAGAGACTGTTCTTATCCATGGAGCCAGTGGAGGGGTAAGAGtgatgtattatatatatatatatatatatatatatgtatatatatatgtatatatatgttttttttttgttttttttaataaaaaaatttcattttgtgtgcattAGGTTGGTCTGGCAGCATGTCAGCTCTCCCGCATGTTGGGCCTCAAGGTGCTGGGGACCGCCGGGACCAAAGAGGGAATGGAGCTTGCGGCCAAAAATGGAGCTCACATGGCATTCAATCACAGGGAGGAGGACTATACTGGCAAAATAATGGTGTCATTTCATAACCTTAACTTTATCTTACACTCGCTTTGCACTCTGACACCTGTTTCTAATATTATGACTCTGTAGTCAAATGAGAAACAGACGGCAGCATGATGCGGAGGTTTCACACAAAACTACTACACTATATTGTTAAAAGCACAACTTTTGATACAGATCTTCCGTTGGATTGTGGGCTTTGTATTTTAAGAGCGTGTTATATTGTTGCAGGAAGCCACAGGAGGCCAGGGAGTTGATGTGATTGTGGAGATGTTGTCTAACGTCAACCTCAACAAAGATCTCCAAATGATGGCATTTGGAGGACGTGTTGCGGTCAGTATGATCTAGGATTTACACGGGCAGGATTTCTGAGGCCTATCACctatcagcgagtttaaaaaaaaacgataaccgatcgcaagatggagcaatgtgtctatttaaatgacttgttcatttactggatATACTTGTGTCCCGGATATGAGTTTCTTCACAAGTATTCtttctctagtccagtgattcccaaccattgtGCCTTGGCACGTCAGGctgccatgagcaatcttcatgtgtgccgtgggaaattctCAAATTTTACAAACTGCTCCAAAAATGATTCctttaaaagaaataatgtatctttgttcctctatttataccagtgaggcatagtgacacacagaacaaatgaatgcgcttctattagatggcaggaagtacatacagtaataactgGGTAGCTACTTTTTgggaaatttttgtttgttggtgtgccgtgagattttccatttgtaaaatatgtgccgactggttagctcatctgcctcacagttctgaggaccgaggttcaaatcccgggccccgcctgtttggaatttggatgttctcctcgtgcctgcgtgggttttctccagcacTCCGgtggtttcctcccccatccccaaaatatgcgcggttggttaactgaagactctaaattgcccgtaggtgtgaatatgagtgcaaatggttgtttgtttctatgtcccttgcgattggctggcgaccggttcagggtgttcaCGGTGGTATCGCAATACAGGATTTTATTgctgtagtctgacatagtgcaatcgtgaaagaccaaatttgtcttgtagtctgatccggccgggcattacgtgttagTTAATTTTTTCtatataactttattggttgtcagatatgtacagtactacgtcaaaagagaCGCAACAAGGcgaaaaataaactagcttttggattcaaatatactgtgcacgatgctgacgcggagtaaatgtcttttgcggagctgatcaatgagGTCATTGATCGAATCGGCGAAttgatgacattaaagccgatcggcataatATGCTCATTATCGGCCATAACCGATCAggccaatcagatcggtgtaaagtctagtattaTCGGTCATCACAGTAGTAGCCGTAGCTCACAAAAGAGTTGTTCCTATGTCTTGCTTTATGTACAGTTGTTTTCCCATTCAGCAACATGTATGAACATGTTCTCTTTTCTTTAGGTTGTAGGCTCCAGAGGCTCCATAGAATTGAACCCCAGAGACACGATGGCCAAAGAGACCAGCATCATAGGAGTTGCCCTCTTCGCTGCCACACCGGTAAACGAATATCAGATCTAACCTCAACACCGAAAGGTTTAAAACAGAAAATAGCAAAAAGGGACTAAAAGAAACACATATAGCATGCCACTGTgacatatttactgtataagaTTTTAAGTTAAAGCATattgtccaatgtttttttcttttttctttttaattccaGTTCTCTTCGAACAGCAAGCTACTCAATTGCATAGACGAGAACTGgtttaataattgattcattCTAAAAACCACTTCCATCAACTAAAATGCAACCAAATGTTACCTTTCTCGCAGGCAGACCAATgtacactatccatccatccattttctgagccgcttctcctcactagggtcgcgggcgtgctggagcctatcccagctgtcatcgggcaggaggcggggtacaccctgaactggttgccagccaatcacagggcacatagaaacaaacaaccattcgcggtcacagtcatgcctacgggcaatttagagtctccaattaatgcatgtttttgggatgtgggaggaaactggagtgcccggagaaaacccacgcaggcacggggagaacatgcaaactccacacaggcagggccggggattgaacccgggtcctcagaactgtgaggctgacgctctaaccagtcggccaccgtgccgcgcaatGTACACtagttgaaaatatttttttaaactgttttttacaGCTAACATTACACATTTGCTTTGACGTTTGTTGTTGGGCTGAATTCATGGCACATCTTGAAAGCCCCAGGGCCAGATCAATTGCTACCTAGACTATATCGTTAGCTACCGAGTATACCTGAGTCAGGTATACGTATTCTCATATCGTTGTTGTCAAGTGTAAGTGCAGTGGTGCAGTTTTCACTGAATTTTTATTAGCCACAGTAAATTCCTGATTAGCAAGGGGCGCAATTACTTTTCCACAGGGAGCCAGGTagctttgcatttttattttccctcataaataaaatcttaactgcattttctgtttatttggcttatctttgtctgatatttacatcatttgtttgatgatcttaaacaaagtggagcaacgttgcaaaaaaaaaaaaaaaaagaatttcagaAGGGGACAAATAATTTTTCAAGCACTGTACAAGGATACAAAATGCATCTCCTTCaaaccattttcttccactcgGGTACGAGCTTCACGAGACTTAATTATTGAATAGTCCGCTGAGTAGAATTTTGTCGTCACTCAGGCGGAGAGGAAGGAGTGTGCAGCCCTGCTCGTTGCCGGGATGGAAGCCGGTTGGCTGCGTCCAATTGTCGGTGACCGGTATCAACTGGACAAGGCCGCTCAGGCCCACCAGGACATAATCGAATCTCGGGGGGCCACTGGAAAGATTGTGCTGACCATGTGATCATGTAACCGAACTATAGGGACGGGttgcaatggaaaaacaaatcaagaagtATTGTGCTATTTACACGCAAATCCAATTGAACTGGTCGTTGGACAGCATGTTAAGACTGTCCCCTACTTCCAAGGGGAGttgattgatgatgatgatgatgatgattgttttAATCAGTGCCTAAAATTGCGCTAATATCCTTTTACGATCATTCTGTTCATGTTTTCAATACATCTTAGTAGCAAAAAATGGTTAGCTTTGCTTTTGTGACTGCGTCGGTCGGACATTACATCCTCTCTTCTCGGGTGGCAGCTGATGCTACTGAGCGTGCGCCACAGTGGCTTCGGTAACCTAGGTTACATACTCTGTACACAGCACAATATACACGGAGATGAggcccactcttccttcctGATCCTTAGTGACAGATATCCTAGTTATTTATTACAGGTGTTTGTAGAACATAATCACCAGGGATACGCGGTCCGATCACCAGGTGAGTTTACTTCTTTGCTCACCCAAGTGGTTCTGTTTGTTTTAGGACAGGTCTTTTGTGTTAAGGGAATAAAAGATAGCAGCCACATTTCACAGATATACCATTCATCATATTAAAGTTCCTTTCCCCAGATGCTGCTACATATTCTTTAAAATAACTCAATCTTGACCTAATGGCCTGAAACAAAAtggcaaattaaaaatgaaaccgGTTTTCAGTTGTAGATgatatacatacaaatattttgccTTGAAACATTATGGGGCACTAATGGCACAGAAGCATCCAGTCCATAAAGGTTGAATAAATAATATCGAGATGAACAATGCAGACTGTTCGACACATTTACACATCGTTGCTGGATGCATAGAAGTTACTTTGAAACGGTTCCATTCATTTCCACCCAGCGCAGATTGCTAACAGATCTGTGCTGGGTGGGTCCTCCTCTATcgtgtttctgtttttattgagaATGAATGTCTTAATCAAGAAATTCGAACATACTCagatgtttctttgttttttagcaTTCAGTTCACCAACCAAATTCTGTAACTGTGAAAAGCAAAATCATATAATTTAATTGGAGTGGAAAATGGTTGGTTTAGATATCCTGATATAGTACGGTACCACGTTAGTGTTTATTTTGCCCCCATAATGCCTGTGACTTCAATATCACAATTTCcttttgatttttattgtttgacatttcttttcagTCTCAagcaagtgtttttatttttgtttttgcttttatgtgaaaatgtaaaaaaaacaacatcctgtgcttaaaaaaaagctgttgtTAATCTTCTCTAATTAACAAATCCATGACTCATTTGTTAATTAGAGAAGATTAGGTCACAAGCCCAGAAAACAGTCTTGATATGTCTGAATGTCTGTCAAATCAGTGAGCATCCTATGGGGATGACCTCAAACTCCCTCACATAAAAGTTCAGTTATATTAGCTTAACATCAGGGTCAAAACATAAGGTTTTGGTGAATAAAATCACTCATTAGTGTCATAGAtccttttacacttgagactatgtgagtctcAGGATGCACATTCCATCGAAAAAATGAGTCCCaaccctggaacaatgagtcccagcaaCTTATCGTCACGGAgtgcagatacagtaatcctaggCTATACCATGGGTCTTTcttcgcggtcccgctatattgcagatttttattgcagttgttactctatttttttttttatactgtgtacaatatttttgtgttatccattgctcttgtgggggggggggtgcccgTGCCCGTGCCCCTCTCCTCGGGACTGGTTGGGGCACTTCGGTCGGGCTCAGGACCTCCCTGGCCCTGGCTGGACGGTCTCGCTGACCCCCCCTTGTGGGGCTCACCCTccctcgatgtgccggctcagcaactccgtacaccagttgactaacatgcatgtgatacgGGGTTCATTCCCTAATAAGTTCaatagaaacactatagacgTTAATTACTTGTGGGAGGATccctaataacaacacaggttatactaacatatcaattCACAAGTCCTTACAGGTGTTTATGTCACATATGGAGAGGGGCTGGACCCGAGAGCAGGGGGAGGCAGATagattgtgatgaacagtttatttgcAGTCTGCGGGCTCGGAAGGAGTACTTACAGGAGGAAGTTCAGATTGCATCTTCGAGGAACGGAGGGAGACTTGTTGCGTGAGAGAGTTTAGGCATTCTATGATTTCTTGTCTTCCCATGTGGGCACCTTGGATGGTGAGTGCATTCTTAAGcgcctccggggttgctgggtccataacGGCCAAAGGGTTCTGTCACGTATGGAGAGCAGCTGGACCccagagcaggcggaggcagataaattgtgatgaacagtttatttaggAAAGGTAatgagacacaggagtcaacaAGGGAAACAAGGAACAGTGTGACTTACGTGAGGtaagtgggccgtggtaccgctggatTAAGCTGCAATACcgtggcgaggatttccgggaacaggcaggcttaaatgtaggtgCTGATGAGGGCTGATTGTAGACAGGTACGTGGCTTGAGGAAGGTgctgaaagagagaggggggaCGAGAGGGCACAAAacgccatccaggctccaaaaacggtactgcagggcagtatatgacagtatagacac
Encoded proteins:
- the cryz gene encoding quinone oxidoreductase — its product is MSGLKLMRAIRVKEFGAPSVLKLCDDVKVPQPGSGQVLIRVHACGVNPVETYIRAGTYGRKPSLPYTPGTDAAGVVECVGEGVAAVKAGDRVFTTSTQSGGYAEFAVTTEESVHKLPDTLDFSQGAAIGIPYFTAYRALVHKAHVKPGETVLIHGASGGVGLAACQLSRMLGLKVLGTAGTKEGMELAAKNGAHMAFNHREEDYTGKIMEATGGQGVDVIVEMLSNVNLNKDLQMMAFGGRVAVVGSRGSIELNPRDTMAKETSIIGVALFAATPAERKECAALLVAGMEAGWLRPIVGDRYQLDKAAQAHQDIIESRGATGKIVLTM